The following coding sequences lie in one Bifidobacterium sp. ESL0690 genomic window:
- a CDS encoding ATP-binding cassette domain-containing protein produces MQAKQSKVAGSRKGDGSPQRASNVSAAKTGAVLQDANSSDGSTSPKVEPASISFNNWGYRHASRRHFAVRGLNLDIHAGEHVLLLGASGIGKSTILEGASGLLGGDAVESANADGQEATEQDTDGQIVAVEDSEGGVTEGGVFIDGIPAAAAHGRVGLVLQDPDAQTIFERLGDNVAFGPENMGVPRPEIWKRVRQSLAAVGLEGLQLHRSTMHLSGGQMQRLALAGALAMQPGALLLDEPTANLDPEGVEQVIGAVSHVLCDTKATMLLVEHRAGPWIELIDRVIVLGLESDDQVKARVTQVGDDAEIDHSGFRRTIVVADGTPDEVFENRNLDFAALGIWMPDKYRRPEDEIHRIYTDDEPASDPAIGDGKTLLSTNDLAIGRNGKAIAEHINVSFAAEQITALVGRNGVGKSTLSLTLAGLLQPVAGSAEASPELAKGTSGNSPMEWKSTELAARISYVFQNPEHQFARGSVLEEVMLGPLRTGIPEDEAKEKAMALLHRFRLSQYASVNPYTLSGGEKRRLTVAASLAAAPRVIILDEPTFGQDRRTWMQIVSLIHSLRGDGVSVIVVTHDRDLVTALGARVIELQARGDDTGVRSMHVSKKTQIIEKASEDDTVSSNDANLKDIDAAITVSPVNERDEKERQSSRSPFLASLNPTFRMLGGFIAALPLIFSLDWVSASVALLLEFIMLACIGLKPWRVVKSTWPVFIGAPGSALAVLLYGKEGGRVWWHWAMITVTDRSAVLALATGIRILAVGVPAIIAVLGVETTDLADSFSQILHLPDRFVYGGLAGMRLFSVIRDDWAALTASRRSRGLGDENKVKAFFPQTFALLVLSIRRSTTLATAMEARGFGGDIPRTHARVSHVNPRDWAFVIVCAIVPTVSLIAAAFAGTFTFFGG; encoded by the coding sequence ATGCAAGCCAAGCAATCAAAGGTGGCCGGGAGCCGAAAAGGTGACGGTTCACCGCAGCGTGCTTCGAATGTCTCTGCCGCCAAAACAGGAGCGGTTCTGCAAGATGCGAACTCGTCTGATGGCAGCACTTCCCCCAAAGTTGAGCCCGCTTCAATCAGTTTCAATAATTGGGGCTATCGTCATGCCTCTCGCCGGCATTTCGCGGTACGTGGGCTGAACCTTGATATCCACGCCGGCGAGCATGTGCTGCTGCTTGGTGCTTCCGGCATTGGAAAGTCGACGATTTTGGAAGGTGCCTCGGGGCTGCTTGGCGGGGACGCGGTGGAAAGCGCGAACGCAGACGGACAGGAGGCGACGGAACAAGACACCGATGGTCAAATCGTCGCTGTCGAAGATTCTGAAGGCGGAGTTACCGAGGGCGGGGTCTTCATTGATGGCATCCCGGCTGCCGCTGCGCACGGACGCGTCGGGCTCGTGCTGCAGGACCCTGACGCGCAGACGATTTTTGAACGTTTGGGTGACAATGTCGCGTTCGGGCCGGAAAACATGGGTGTTCCGCGACCTGAGATTTGGAAGCGGGTGAGGCAGAGCCTTGCTGCTGTCGGCCTCGAAGGGTTGCAATTGCACCGTTCCACCATGCATCTGAGCGGCGGGCAGATGCAGCGGCTTGCGTTGGCCGGGGCGTTGGCCATGCAGCCTGGTGCGTTGCTTCTGGACGAGCCGACGGCGAACCTCGATCCGGAAGGCGTTGAGCAAGTTATTGGCGCCGTTTCGCATGTATTGTGTGATACCAAAGCGACCATGCTTTTGGTCGAGCATCGGGCTGGACCGTGGATAGAGCTTATCGACCGGGTTATCGTTCTCGGCCTTGAGTCCGACGATCAGGTTAAGGCGCGGGTCACGCAGGTTGGTGACGATGCCGAAATCGACCACAGTGGGTTCCGGCGCACGATTGTGGTCGCCGACGGCACGCCCGATGAGGTGTTCGAAAATCGTAATCTTGATTTTGCCGCGCTTGGTATCTGGATGCCGGACAAATACCGACGGCCTGAAGATGAAATCCATCGTATTTATACTGATGACGAACCTGCCAGTGACCCCGCGATAGGTGACGGCAAAACGCTGCTTTCCACCAACGACCTTGCTATCGGACGTAACGGCAAGGCCATAGCCGAGCATATCAACGTATCATTCGCTGCTGAGCAGATTACGGCTTTGGTCGGTCGTAACGGTGTCGGTAAGTCGACGCTTTCGTTGACTTTGGCCGGTCTTTTGCAACCCGTTGCAGGCAGTGCCGAAGCGTCGCCTGAGCTGGCGAAAGGAACAAGCGGCAATTCGCCTATGGAATGGAAATCGACCGAACTGGCGGCGAGGATTTCCTATGTGTTCCAGAATCCCGAGCATCAGTTCGCGCGCGGCAGTGTGCTTGAAGAGGTCATGCTTGGTCCCTTGCGTACGGGTATACCCGAGGACGAAGCCAAAGAAAAGGCCATGGCGTTGCTGCACCGGTTCAGGCTTTCGCAATATGCCTCGGTCAATCCATACACGCTCTCTGGTGGGGAAAAGCGGCGGTTGACTGTAGCCGCTTCCCTCGCTGCGGCCCCTCGCGTCATCATTCTCGACGAACCCACGTTCGGTCAGGACCGTCGCACATGGATGCAGATCGTCTCGCTAATCCATTCCCTGCGTGGTGATGGCGTAAGCGTTATCGTCGTCACTCACGACCGCGATCTGGTTACGGCTTTGGGTGCTCGTGTCATCGAGTTGCAGGCGCGGGGTGACGACACAGGTGTCCGTTCGATGCACGTGTCTAAGAAAACGCAGATTATCGAAAAAGCCAGCGAAGACGATACCGTGTCATCTAACGATGCCAATCTCAAGGACATTGATGCCGCCATTACTGTCAGCCCGGTCAACGAACGTGACGAGAAGGAACGTCAGTCAAGCCGTTCGCCCTTCCTCGCTTCGCTCAATCCCACGTTCAGAATGCTGGGCGGTTTCATCGCCGCGCTGCCGTTGATTTTCAGTCTTGACTGGGTTTCTGCAAGCGTCGCGCTGTTGCTCGAGTTCATTATGCTCGCCTGCATCGGCCTCAAGCCGTGGCGCGTGGTCAAATCGACATGGCCGGTGTTCATCGGGGCTCCCGGTTCGGCACTCGCCGTGCTGCTATACGGCAAGGAGGGCGGCCGGGTTTGGTGGCATTGGGCGATGATTACTGTCACCGACCGGTCGGCGGTGCTGGCGCTCGCCACTGGTATCCGCATTTTGGCTGTGGGTGTTCCGGCTATTATCGCGGTTCTTGGCGTCGAGACCACAGACCTGGCCGATTCTTTCAGTCAGATTCTCCACCTGCCCGACCGTTTCGTCTACGGCGGTCTCGCAGGCATGCGCCTTTTCTCGGTGATTCGCGACGATTGGGCCGCGCTTACAGCCTCCCGTCGTTCACGTGGTTTGGGTGATGAAAACAAGGTCAAGGCGTTCTTCCCGCAGACCTTTGCCCTGTTGGTCCTTTCCATCCGACGTTCCACGACGCTTGCCACTGCCATGGAAGCGCGCGGCTTTGGCGGTGATATTCCACGCACTCACGCAAGAGTCAGTCACGTCAATCCCCGCGATTGGGCCTTCGTCATCGTCTGTGCCATAGTCCCGACAGTCTCTCTCATTGCCGCTGCATTCGCCGGCACATTCACCTTCTTCGGCGGGTGA
- a CDS encoding ECF transporter S component, with amino-acid sequence MSSSNQTTVVSKPNLRWRVVDIAVASVIGVVSTFVYWAAALLYGPIGSPLDALIPGLGGLMNGLWLFAGPLAAVIVRKPGAATYAEVVAGVLESLLGNSWGGMETFLIALVQGLCAEVVFLCVAYKVWNIVTVTLSGVVSAVGCWAYTFFTHLQGFNITGAYGIWYLVATVISGALVAGVLMWYLYIAIAKTGAIDKFASGRQVRAAAK; translated from the coding sequence ATGTCATCATCAAATCAAACAACAGTCGTCTCCAAACCGAACCTTCGCTGGCGTGTCGTCGACATCGCCGTCGCCTCGGTCATAGGAGTGGTTAGCACATTCGTCTACTGGGCCGCGGCACTGCTATACGGTCCTATCGGCTCTCCGTTGGATGCCCTCATTCCGGGTCTTGGTGGTCTGATGAACGGCCTTTGGCTTTTCGCCGGACCTCTTGCCGCGGTTATCGTGCGCAAGCCCGGTGCGGCCACCTACGCCGAAGTCGTTGCCGGCGTGCTCGAATCGTTGCTGGGCAATTCCTGGGGCGGCATGGAGACGTTCCTAATTGCGCTGGTTCAAGGGCTTTGCGCCGAAGTCGTGTTCCTGTGCGTGGCCTACAAGGTCTGGAACATCGTCACGGTCACGCTTTCCGGCGTGGTTTCGGCCGTCGGCTGCTGGGCCTACACCTTCTTCACCCATCTGCAGGGCTTCAACATCACCGGTGCGTACGGCATCTGGTATCTGGTTGCCACGGTGATTTCCGGGGCATTGGTCGCAGGCGTATTGATGTGGTACCTCTATATCGCCATCGCGAAAACCGGTGCCATCGACAAGTTCGCCTCCGGCCGCCAGGTTCGCGCCGCTGCCAAGTGA